A window of Tautonia plasticadhaerens contains these coding sequences:
- a CDS encoding DUF2254 domain-containing protein, whose product MSRISRPPRFRYPAGPARLRYHWDWLRSGYLFVPSVMVLVAVGLAFAAIEVDIFLTRGTREVSAWYARGGPDEARTILGMIAGSMITIVGIVYSIAMVNLTLASDQFGPRLIRTFMTDVGTQVVLGAFLATFVFSVVVLLAIESGSNAQEVSGPPSARTGEAGAPVPLGMPEQTDFAPVVSLWGGVGLALICLALLIYFIHHVAQAIQAPNVIDSVARELERSIRRHFPEERGPIEPLSPASERDDPGRDLPPHFEEEASPILAVNSGYLQVIDHETLLDFCAERDLVARLEYRPGDFVIAGGTLATAWPADRLDEEARRRLRGTFLLGVQRTPPEDVEFSISQLVEVAIRALANNDPFTAINCVDRLGSAMCLLAGRKMPPRRRYDAEGRLRAIVRSTRFGGIINTAFDQIRQYGLGNAALTIRLLEVIALIGSRVDNLTDGASLLRQAVMIERGSRRVIEEEYDLRDIADRFQDILHQLGLSEVAEAAGHSDPLQIDFG is encoded by the coding sequence ATGTCCCGTATCTCCCGACCGCCCCGGTTCCGCTACCCGGCCGGCCCGGCCCGGCTGCGCTACCACTGGGACTGGCTGCGGTCGGGGTACCTGTTCGTCCCCTCGGTGATGGTCCTCGTCGCGGTCGGGCTGGCCTTCGCGGCCATCGAGGTGGACATCTTCCTGACCCGGGGCACCCGGGAGGTGAGCGCCTGGTATGCCCGGGGCGGGCCGGACGAGGCCCGGACGATCCTGGGGATGATCGCCGGCTCGATGATCACCATCGTCGGCATCGTCTACTCGATCGCGATGGTCAACCTGACGCTGGCCTCCGATCAGTTCGGGCCGAGGCTGATCCGGACGTTCATGACGGACGTGGGCACCCAGGTGGTGCTCGGCGCCTTCCTGGCGACCTTCGTCTTCAGCGTCGTCGTGCTGCTGGCGATCGAGAGCGGCTCCAACGCGCAGGAAGTGAGCGGGCCCCCCTCGGCCCGGACGGGGGAGGCGGGAGCCCCGGTGCCGCTGGGGATGCCGGAGCAGACGGACTTCGCGCCGGTCGTCTCGCTCTGGGGCGGGGTCGGGCTGGCGCTGATCTGCCTGGCGTTGTTGATCTACTTCATCCACCACGTCGCCCAGGCGATCCAGGCCCCCAACGTGATCGACTCGGTCGCCCGGGAGCTGGAGCGGTCCATCCGCCGCCACTTCCCCGAGGAGCGCGGGCCGATCGAGCCCCTCTCGCCGGCCTCCGAGCGGGACGACCCGGGGCGCGACCTGCCCCCCCACTTCGAGGAGGAGGCGAGCCCGATTTTGGCGGTCAACTCGGGCTACCTGCAGGTGATCGACCACGAGACGCTGCTCGACTTCTGCGCCGAGCGCGACCTGGTCGCCCGGCTGGAGTACCGCCCGGGGGACTTCGTCATCGCCGGCGGCACGCTGGCCACCGCCTGGCCGGCCGACCGGCTCGACGAGGAGGCCAGGCGTCGGCTCCGGGGCACTTTCCTGCTGGGGGTGCAGCGGACGCCGCCGGAGGACGTGGAGTTCTCCATCAGCCAGCTCGTGGAGGTGGCCATCCGGGCCCTGGCCAACAACGATCCCTTCACGGCGATCAACTGCGTCGACCGCCTCGGCTCGGCCATGTGCCTGCTGGCCGGCCGGAAGATGCCCCCCCGGCGGCGGTACGACGCCGAGGGCCGCCTGCGGGCGATCGTCCGCTCGACCCGGTTCGGCGGGATCATCAACACCGCCTTCGACCAGATCCGGCAGTACGGCCTGGGCAACGCGGCGCTGACGATCCGGCTGCTCGAGGTGATTGCCCTGATCGGCTCCCGCGTCGATAATCTGACCGACGGGGCCTCGCTGCTGCGCCAGGCGGTGATGATCGAGCGGGGGAGCCGGAGGGTGATCGAGGAGGAGTACGACCTCCGGGACATCGCCGACCGGTTCCAGGACATCCTCCACCAGCTCGGGCTCTCGGAGGTCGCCGAGGCGGCCGGGCACTCCGACCCGCTTCAGATCGATTTCGGCTGA
- a CDS encoding response regulator — MRHAQKVPAYAIAVLSVALAFALKWAIDPVGERDYSPFVFFAAAVTLTAWYGGMVPGLLALALSVGASVHAFLPPTGRLWVGEPGAQYRVLAFAFEGVIICSVCEALHRARRRAEASTGEARQALLAWRSSEARFRRLAESDVIGVIAGRDEAILEANDAFLRMLGHRRDRLADGGLPVAEITPEPYLGEDRKNFDELFRTGTLSPFEKEYLTAEGRRVPVLVGGAVVEPGGSDWVAFVLDLSRQKRVERELAEAIGRAEAASRSKSEFLAILSHELITPMNAILGMNQLVLQSERDPTLRDYLGTAQDSAEALLALLSDLLDYSSIEAGGFELDPAPFRLRSAIDQAVRPLSTRAARKGLDLAGSVADDVPDDLVGDARRLRQVLVNLLDNAVKFTREGEVTVTVGLLPEADGGDRGEVALRFEVADTGIGIAAEDRDRIFSPFTQLDASSTRPYSGTGLGLSICRQIIGLMGGEMTLESLPGHGSRFSFVARFRRQPAERPGGPARAPGLDLRGIRVLVAAGSPEGRRLIESALRGWSMRPEAVPDGPTALARLAEAARRGSPFPLAILDSRLPGLDGVDVGARIRREGLSGATILIRPPGALTALDEEIRKARGGSATVEPPVTPSGLLDAIREAFEPPSRTPTVPTARRPARRSLQILLAEDTPANQKLALAVLRRRGHRVDLAANGREAVELAGRRRYDLVLMDVQMPVMDGLQATAAIRSAGDGSGPEVPILALTAHAMRGDQERCLRAGMDGYIAKPIDIDSFLNVVEAFAPRPDGPGPAHSPPGAPPAPDGRSTGGGPKEDAVGDDRDPGPLYDRDATLKRLGNDEELFRDMIAYYMEDYPKLLDQLRLGLLNEDAHGVERSAHSLKGLSANCGSGPAARAASLVEDIGREGRLPEAAEAVERLVAELHRLRDALAADRAGAPR, encoded by the coding sequence ATGCGACACGCCCAGAAGGTCCCCGCCTACGCGATCGCCGTGCTGAGCGTCGCCCTGGCGTTCGCCCTGAAATGGGCGATCGACCCGGTGGGGGAGCGGGACTACAGCCCGTTCGTCTTCTTCGCCGCGGCGGTGACCCTGACGGCCTGGTACGGCGGGATGGTGCCGGGGCTGCTGGCATTGGCCCTGTCGGTGGGCGCCTCGGTGCACGCGTTCCTGCCGCCGACGGGGAGGCTCTGGGTCGGCGAGCCCGGGGCCCAGTACCGGGTGCTGGCCTTCGCCTTCGAGGGGGTGATCATCTGCTCGGTCTGCGAGGCCCTGCACCGCGCCCGACGGCGGGCCGAGGCGTCGACCGGGGAGGCGAGGCAGGCCCTGCTCGCCTGGAGGTCCAGCGAGGCCCGCTTCCGCCGCCTGGCGGAGTCGGACGTCATCGGCGTGATCGCCGGCCGGGACGAGGCGATCCTGGAAGCCAACGACGCCTTCCTGCGGATGCTCGGCCATCGCCGCGACCGGCTGGCCGACGGCGGGCTGCCCGTGGCCGAGATCACCCCCGAGCCCTACCTCGGCGAGGACCGGAAGAACTTCGACGAGCTGTTCCGCACGGGGACGCTCAGCCCGTTCGAGAAGGAGTACCTCACGGCCGAGGGCCGCCGGGTGCCGGTGCTCGTCGGCGGGGCGGTGGTCGAGCCGGGCGGCTCGGACTGGGTCGCCTTCGTCCTGGATCTGAGCCGCCAGAAGCGCGTCGAGCGCGAGCTGGCCGAGGCGATCGGCCGGGCCGAGGCCGCCAGCCGGTCCAAGAGCGAGTTCCTCGCCATCCTCAGCCACGAGCTGATCACGCCGATGAACGCCATCCTCGGCATGAACCAGCTCGTGCTGCAATCCGAACGCGACCCGACCCTGCGGGACTACCTCGGCACGGCCCAGGATTCGGCCGAGGCGCTGCTGGCCCTGCTGAGCGACCTGCTCGACTACTCGTCGATCGAGGCCGGCGGCTTCGAGCTGGACCCGGCCCCCTTCCGGCTGCGGTCGGCGATCGACCAGGCGGTCCGCCCCCTGTCGACCCGGGCCGCCCGCAAGGGGCTCGACCTGGCGGGCTCGGTGGCCGACGACGTGCCCGACGACCTCGTCGGCGACGCTCGGAGGCTCCGCCAGGTGCTGGTCAACCTGCTGGACAACGCCGTCAAGTTCACCCGGGAGGGGGAGGTGACCGTCACCGTCGGCCTGCTCCCCGAGGCCGACGGGGGGGACCGGGGCGAGGTGGCCCTCCGCTTCGAGGTCGCCGACACGGGGATCGGCATCGCGGCGGAGGACCGGGACCGGATCTTCTCGCCGTTCACCCAGCTCGACGCCTCCAGCACCCGCCCCTATTCGGGCACCGGGCTCGGGCTGTCGATCTGCCGGCAGATCATCGGGCTGATGGGCGGGGAGATGACGCTGGAGAGCCTGCCCGGCCACGGCAGCCGCTTCTCCTTCGTCGCCCGGTTCCGCCGCCAGCCGGCCGAGCGCCCCGGCGGCCCGGCACGGGCCCCCGGCCTGGACCTCCGGGGGATCCGGGTCCTCGTGGCCGCCGGCTCGCCCGAGGGCCGCCGGCTCATCGAGTCCGCCCTGCGGGGCTGGTCGATGCGGCCCGAGGCCGTCCCCGACGGCCCGACCGCCCTGGCCCGGCTCGCCGAGGCGGCCCGCCGGGGCTCCCCCTTCCCCCTGGCGATCCTCGACTCCCGGCTGCCCGGCCTGGACGGCGTCGACGTGGGCGCCCGGATCCGTCGCGAGGGGCTGTCCGGCGCGACCATCCTGATCCGGCCCCCGGGGGCTCTCACCGCCCTCGACGAGGAGATCCGCAAGGCCCGGGGGGGCTCGGCGACCGTGGAGCCGCCGGTCACCCCCTCCGGATTGCTCGACGCCATCCGGGAGGCCTTCGAGCCGCCGAGCCGGACCCCGACCGTGCCGACGGCCCGGCGCCCGGCCCGACGTTCGCTCCAGATCCTCCTGGCCGAGGACACCCCGGCCAATCAGAAGCTCGCGTTGGCCGTGCTCCGCCGCCGGGGGCACCGGGTGGATCTGGCCGCCAACGGCCGGGAAGCGGTCGAGCTGGCCGGCAGGAGACGCTATGATCTCGTCCTGATGGACGTGCAGATGCCGGTCATGGACGGCCTCCAGGCCACCGCCGCCATCCGCTCGGCCGGGGACGGCTCCGGCCCGGAGGTCCCGATCCTCGCCCTGACCGCCCACGCCATGAGGGGGGACCAGGAGCGCTGCCTCCGGGCCGGCATGGACGGCTACATCGCCAAGCCGATCGACATCGACTCGTTCCTCAATGTCGTCGAAGCGTTCGCCCCCCGCCCCGACGGCCCCGGCCCGGCCCATTCCCCCCCCGGGGCCCCGCCGGCCCCGGACGGCCGGTCGACGGGGGGGGGGCCGAAGGAGGACGCCGTGGGAGACGATCGCGATCCCGGCCCGCTCTACGACCGGGACGCCACCCTGAAGCGGCTCGGCAACGACGAGGAGCTGTTCCGAGACATGATCGCCTATTACATGGAAGACTACCCGAAGCTGCTCGACCAGCTCCGCCTCGGCCTGCTCAACGAGGACGCCCACGGCGTCGAGCGTTCCGCCCACAGCCTCAAGGGGCTCTCCGCCAACTGCGGCTCCGGCCCCGCCGCCCGCGCCGCCTCGCTCGTCGAGGACATCGGCCGGGAGGGCCGCCTCCCGGAGGCCGCCGAGGCCGTCGAACGCCTCGTCGCCGAGTTGCACCGCCTCCGGGACGCCCTCGCCGCGGACCGGGCCGGCGCCCCTCGTTGA
- a CDS encoding sigma-54-dependent transcriptional regulator, translated as MPLILVIDDDRSVQHLVTQALKPLKAEVLTAQSADDGLAQIRERSPEVVLLDILLPETSGLELYRRVYDLDPKLPIIFITSVSSGETAIEAIKLGAYDYIHKPLDVEQLRDKVQQAVEIRRLMHEPVVLPDAGTEPHEGDLLVGNSPEMMEVYKGIGRVAPQDVTVLIRGESGTGKELVARAIYQHSRRANGPFLAINCAAIPEGLLESELFGHEKGAFSGAVTTRIGKFEQCDGGTIFLDEIGDMSPMLQSKVLRLLQERQFERVGGNKTIRVNVRIIAATHRDLENMPEEKFRSDLYYRLNGFVITLPPVRDRGDDLLILIDHFLKRFNRELAKQVQGLSPEALNLMMRYGWPGNVRELQSILRQAMLQSTGPVLIADFLPGDVRSGRRRNGGAAPEAGADLNRFIRERLEADSKDLYAESIEFLESALIRRVLTATGGNQSRASEILGIARGSLRNKIRSLGISIDRVVSDSEDEAD; from the coding sequence ATGCCGCTGATCCTGGTGATTGACGACGATCGCTCCGTGCAGCATTTGGTCACCCAGGCCCTCAAGCCGCTGAAGGCCGAGGTCCTGACCGCCCAGTCGGCCGACGACGGGCTCGCCCAGATCCGGGAGCGGTCGCCGGAGGTGGTGCTGCTGGACATCCTCCTGCCGGAGACCTCCGGGCTGGAGCTGTACCGGCGGGTCTACGACCTGGACCCGAAGCTGCCGATCATCTTCATCACCAGCGTCTCCTCGGGCGAGACGGCGATCGAGGCCATCAAGCTCGGCGCCTACGACTACATCCACAAGCCATTGGACGTGGAGCAGCTCCGGGATAAGGTCCAGCAGGCGGTCGAGATCCGCCGGCTGATGCACGAGCCGGTCGTGCTGCCCGACGCCGGCACCGAGCCGCACGAGGGGGACCTGCTCGTCGGCAACAGCCCGGAGATGATGGAGGTCTACAAGGGGATCGGCCGGGTGGCGCCGCAGGACGTCACCGTGCTGATCCGGGGCGAGAGCGGCACGGGCAAGGAGTTGGTCGCCCGCGCCATCTACCAGCACAGCCGCCGGGCCAACGGCCCGTTCCTGGCGATCAATTGCGCCGCCATCCCCGAGGGGCTGCTGGAGTCGGAGCTGTTCGGCCACGAGAAGGGGGCCTTCAGCGGCGCCGTCACCACCCGGATCGGCAAGTTCGAGCAGTGCGACGGCGGCACGATCTTCCTGGACGAGATCGGCGACATGTCGCCGATGCTCCAGAGCAAGGTGCTGCGGCTGCTGCAGGAGCGGCAGTTCGAGCGGGTGGGGGGCAACAAGACGATCAGGGTCAACGTGCGGATCATCGCCGCCACGCACCGAGACCTGGAGAACATGCCCGAGGAGAAGTTCCGCTCCGACCTCTATTACCGGCTCAACGGCTTCGTCATCACCCTCCCGCCGGTGCGGGACCGGGGCGACGACCTCTTGATCCTGATCGACCACTTCCTCAAGCGGTTCAACCGGGAGCTGGCCAAGCAGGTGCAGGGGCTCTCCCCCGAGGCGCTGAACCTGATGATGCGCTACGGCTGGCCGGGCAACGTCCGGGAACTGCAGAGCATCCTCCGGCAGGCGATGCTGCAGTCGACCGGACCGGTGCTGATCGCCGACTTCCTGCCGGGGGACGTGCGATCCGGCCGACGCCGCAACGGCGGGGCGGCCCCCGAGGCGGGTGCCGACCTCAACCGGTTCATCCGGGAGCGCCTGGAGGCCGACTCGAAGGATCTGTACGCCGAGTCGATCGAGTTCCTCGAATCGGCCCTGATCCGGCGGGTCCTGACGGCCACCGGCGGCAATCAGTCCCGCGCCTCGGAGATTCTCGGGATCGCCCGGGGGAGCCTGCGGAACAAGATCCGCTCGCTCGGCATCTCGATCGACCGCGTCGTCAGCGATTCCGAGGACGAGGCGGATTGA
- a CDS encoding PEP-CTERM sorting domain-containing protein — protein sequence MRSIPPALGFSALVAVALISGPRSVQADFSLEFSTPAYTGTSPTSTPPWATASFESIDPDTVRLTIDSSLDVASEFLTEFYFNFDPALDLTALDIEFVSGVEAGSIDQDEDGINVPGGLSADIVIDYPNQPASRLNGTKQSVYDLNYSGAGTFNAESFSFLTTGNRAFLAVFHVQGIPTGAGSGHVAGTPVNVVPEPSTLALSGIAAMAGLGIASRRLRRRG from the coding sequence ATGAGATCGATTCCCCCCGCCCTCGGGTTCTCCGCCCTGGTGGCGGTCGCGCTGATCTCGGGCCCGAGGTCGGTGCAGGCCGATTTCTCGCTCGAATTCTCGACCCCCGCCTACACCGGCACCAGCCCCACGAGCACGCCGCCCTGGGCGACGGCTTCGTTCGAGTCGATCGACCCGGACACCGTGCGGCTGACGATCGACTCCAGCCTCGACGTCGCCTCGGAGTTCCTGACCGAGTTCTATTTCAACTTCGACCCCGCGCTCGACCTCACCGCCCTGGACATCGAGTTCGTCTCCGGCGTCGAGGCGGGCAGTATCGATCAGGACGAGGACGGCATCAACGTGCCGGGCGGCCTCTCCGCGGACATCGTGATCGACTATCCCAACCAACCGGCCTCGCGGCTGAACGGCACCAAGCAATCGGTGTATGACCTGAACTATTCCGGCGCGGGCACGTTCAACGCGGAGTCGTTCTCCTTCCTGACGACGGGCAATCGGGCGTTCCTGGCCGTCTTCCACGTCCAGGGCATCCCGACCGGTGCGGGCAGCGGCCACGTCGCGGGCACCCCGGTCAACGTGGTCCCCGAGCCGTCGACGCTGGCCCTCAGCGGCATCGCCGCGATGGCCGGCCTGGGCATCGCCTCCCGGAGACTCCGCCGCCGAGGCTGA
- a CDS encoding N-acyl-D-amino-acid deacylase family protein, translated as MTIRQSHLCLFALIASLTPAPAVASQEGDPGPYDLVIRGGRIVDGTGNPWYFGDLAIRGDRIAAVGRIPEDAEAERTIDATGMVVAPGFVDMHSHSDRVLFEDGAAESKLYQGVTTDVLGEHTSGGPLAEPTEETIGGETVRIESLGDYLDAVERSGIGINVASYVGLGNVWGGVMGDSFDRPTEEQFREMEDLLDAAMADGALGLSTMLAHPQALGVTTDDLVRLCEVVARHGGLYSSHIRSEGEDVLEAIGEAIAVGERAGVPVDIIHIKIADQALWGRMAEIVALIDAARARGVDVQANVYPYTRGNNDLVSIIPPWAHEGGTEALLARLADPEARARMKRDIRSGLPGWYNHFLAVGGDWSRMLISARLTPEHAGLEGKTMDVILPALAGDRQPPPDDLDLLFDFLLAEGGSIGTIYAHHTEEDMNLALVQPWCSIGSDGSALATSGPLRSGHPHPRNFGTFPRVLGLYVRDRGLLGLEEAVRKMTSQNATKAGLDDRGLLRPGSIADVVVLDPARIIDRSTFLEPFRYSEGISTVVVNGRVALDSGAPTGIRAGRSLRRGR; from the coding sequence ATGACGATCCGACAATCCCACCTCTGCCTGTTCGCCCTGATCGCCTCGCTGACCCCGGCCCCGGCGGTCGCGTCCCAGGAGGGTGATCCCGGCCCCTATGACCTGGTCATCCGGGGGGGCCGGATCGTCGACGGCACCGGCAACCCCTGGTACTTCGGCGACCTGGCGATCCGGGGGGACCGGATCGCGGCCGTCGGCCGGATCCCGGAGGATGCCGAGGCGGAACGGACCATCGACGCGACCGGGATGGTGGTGGCCCCGGGGTTCGTCGACATGCACTCGCATTCGGATCGGGTGCTCTTCGAGGACGGCGCCGCCGAGTCGAAGCTCTACCAGGGCGTCACCACCGACGTCCTCGGCGAACACACCTCCGGCGGTCCGCTGGCCGAGCCGACCGAGGAGACGATCGGCGGCGAGACGGTCCGGATCGAGTCGCTGGGAGACTACCTGGACGCCGTCGAGCGGTCGGGCATCGGCATCAACGTCGCCTCCTACGTCGGCCTGGGGAACGTCTGGGGCGGGGTGATGGGGGACTCGTTCGACCGGCCGACCGAGGAGCAATTCCGGGAGATGGAGGATCTACTCGACGCGGCGATGGCCGACGGGGCGCTCGGGCTGTCGACGATGCTCGCCCACCCGCAGGCGCTGGGGGTGACGACGGACGACCTCGTCCGGCTCTGCGAGGTGGTGGCGCGGCACGGCGGGCTCTACTCGTCTCACATCCGGAGCGAGGGGGAGGACGTGCTGGAGGCCATCGGCGAGGCGATCGCCGTCGGCGAGCGGGCCGGGGTGCCGGTCGACATCATCCACATCAAGATCGCCGACCAGGCCCTCTGGGGCCGGATGGCCGAGATCGTCGCCCTGATCGACGCCGCCCGGGCCCGGGGCGTCGACGTGCAGGCGAACGTCTACCCGTACACCCGGGGGAACAACGACCTCGTCAGCATCATCCCCCCCTGGGCCCACGAGGGCGGCACCGAGGCGCTGCTCGCCCGCCTGGCCGACCCCGAGGCCCGGGCTCGGATGAAGCGGGACATCCGGTCGGGACTGCCCGGGTGGTACAACCACTTCCTCGCCGTCGGCGGCGACTGGTCTCGCATGCTCATCTCGGCCCGGCTTACCCCCGAGCACGCCGGGCTGGAGGGGAAGACGATGGACGTCATCCTCCCCGCGCTGGCCGGCGACCGCCAGCCGCCCCCGGACGACCTCGACCTCCTGTTCGACTTCCTCCTGGCCGAGGGGGGCTCGATCGGCACGATCTACGCCCACCACACCGAGGAGGACATGAACCTCGCCCTGGTGCAGCCCTGGTGCTCGATCGGTTCCGACGGCTCGGCGCTCGCCACCTCCGGCCCGCTCCGAAGCGGCCACCCGCACCCCCGGAACTTCGGCACCTTCCCCCGGGTGCTCGGGCTCTACGTCCGGGATCGGGGGCTTCTCGGGCTGGAGGAGGCGGTCCGCAAGATGACCTCCCAGAACGCGACGAAGGCGGGCCTCGATGACCGCGGCCTGCTCCGGCCGGGGTCCATCGCCGACGTGGTCGTGCTCGACCCGGCCCGGATCATCGACCGCTCGACCTTCCTCGAACCCTTCCGGTACTCCGAGGGGATCTCGACGGTCGTCGTCAACGGCCGGGTCGCGCTCGACTCCGGGGCACCCACCGGCATCCGGGCCGGCCGGTCGCTGCGACGGGGGCGGTGA